The following is a genomic window from Leptospira dzoumogneensis.
ATGCAGACGATCCTTAAAAAGCTTGTACTAAAAAGCCTTTTTGTATAATCTTTCCCAATGACTCGGTTCTCTCTTAGAACTGACGGGGCCTTTCTTGTCGGGATCACAGGGATGATCGGTGGAGGTAAATCCACTGCAGCTAGGATCTTAGAAGAGTTGGGCGGAGTCAGGATAAGCGCTGACGAGATTGCCCGTAAATATACGGATCCTGACAGCCCGATCTCGAAGGAACTAATAGATTCCTTAGGTTCGGAAATTCTGGATGAGTCAGGCAAGATAGATCGTAAAAGGATCGCTAAGTTGGTATTCGGGAATCCCGAAAAACTGAAAATCCTAAACTCTTTGACCCATCCAAGGATACGTAAGGAGTTTTTGGAAGTCCTGGGCGGCTTGAAAGAAGGCAGCCTGGTCCTATGGGAAGTCCCACTTCTATTCGAAACGGACTCTTATACACTTTGTGATGTTACGGTCTGCGTGATCTCTGATCCTGAAGTTTCCCTAGAAAGGACAGTAAAAAGGGATGGGATCACTAGAGAAGAAGCGGAGGCCAGGGCAAAAAGTCAGCTTTCACTTCAGGAAAAAGCGAATAAGGCCGACTATACCATTAAGAACACAGGGGATTTGTCGGACCTTCGTAAAGAATGCGAATATTTGTACGCTGAGTTAAAAGGAAGAATGAAATGAAGGAAAAAGTTTTCTACGTCATCAATCTAGACAATAAAAGGATCTCCCTACTCTCCCTATTTTTAGTGGGACTTCTTTTTTCATTCTTCTTCTTAGGAGTTTCCGTAGGCAGAAAAAGAGGCCAAGTGCAGGACGACTTGGCTCTGAACTCTAATAGAGATAATATACAATCCTTATCTTCTTCTACTGTGAACCAAGCGATGGAAGAATCTTCCGCTACTTCTACAATTAAAAAAGAAGAAGAAGTTAAATTTAGAAATCTTCCTCCAGGTGCGGAAGTTGTGGATCTAAGATCCGATGTTTCTCCCGCAAAAAAAGAAGAACCGTCTAAGATAGAAGTAGAAGCCCCATCTTCTTCTCATCCTGAAAAAAAATTAGTCCGCAAAGAAAAGGAATCCAAGAGATCAGTTCACACTTCTCCTCGTAAGGCGGCTGTTCACAAGGCAGATAATGATTTTTTCGTTCAGGTAGCGGCATTCAAGACCAAAGAAAAGGCGGATGAACTCAAGTCGTCTTTAGGCGGGAAGTCCTACGTGAAAAAAACCAAAAACGGTTATTTTACTGTTCGTATGGGAAATTTTCCGTCCAAAGAAGACGCTGAAAAATCCATGAAAAAACTTCCCGGCAACTTGAAAGAAAACGCTTTGGTCTCTAAGGAATAATTTTTTTTCCATATTCTGCCGGCTGAACTTCTATATTTTTTCAATTGACCTAGGAACCGTGAAACCCCAAGTTCGTTGTTAACAGAAATGGATCTGAAAGAACTCGAACCAGTTCGTCTTGCCGTTGTCAGATCCACAATCGAAAGATTGCGTCATACGTATTCGGATCTTTTAACATCGATTAAGGGATACGACGGGATCCCCTCCTTTTTCGAAAACAATCTCTACGCTCCTACAAACAAGGAAGAAAGAGACAATGCGCTCGAAAGTTTGTATGAAAAATTAAAAACGGTCGCCGGTAAGGCCATGACCGACAATATCCATCAGATTATTCTGTTAAATAAACTCACCGATTCTTTGGATTTCGATACTGCCAAAATAGTTATCGAAAATAATCTGATGGAGAACGGGGAGATCCCTCAAGAAAATCTTTATGCTGCATTAGGCGCGACCGGCAGATTCGAAGATAGAAGAGCTCAGATCAGCATGGTTGGTGATACTCTAAAGTTTTTCTTTTCTCTTTCCAAACTTCCTATGGTGAAACTCATCATGGCGCCTATCAAAGTTGCAGCGTCCATGGTTGGAGCCACTTCTTTAGTGGATACTATGGAAGCAGGTTATAATTTATCTTCTAAGATCAAAGATTTACAACCGTTCATTGATTCATTTATCGATAGAGAAAACAGACTTTTAGGCAAATTGATCAACGGCGACAAACACGAGCCGATCCAATTTTAATTTTTCCAAAGAACTCCTTTTCAGATTCCATCTTGCCTTTTTTTAGATTTCCTAGATCCTTTGCTCCGGCCGGACCTTTGGCCTTGGGGCAAACTCATGTTTATAGGGCATTATAGCGTTTCTTTCGCTTCTAAAAAAGCGGAACCTAAAACTCCTCTTTGGGCGAGTTTTATAGGAGTTCAGTTCGTAGATATTCTGTTTATGATCTTTATCTTATTCGGGATCGAAGGTATTAGGTTCGTTCCGGGTTTTACGGAAGTGAATAATTTCGATCTTTATTATATGCCGATCACTCATAGTCTAGTAGGAGGGATCGGTTGGTCTATCTTGTGTTTTCTCATCTTTAAATTCGTTTTTTTAAGATCCAAACCATATTCAAATTCTTTAAAGAACAAAATTTCAGGACTTATAGGTTTAACCGTTCTTTCTCATTATTTTTTAGATCTTCCAATGCATACTGAGGATCTGCCTATCCTATTCGATTCAGGTCCTAAAATAGGATTCGGTCTTTGGCATAATAGAACTCTTTCCATCGCTACGGAAGTAACTCTTACCTTGATCGGCTTGATATTATATTTCAAAGCGACTAAACCGGGCCCGACATTCGGTGGAAAGTTCGGAATGCAGATCTTTGGCGGGATACTTTTGGTTTTAGCGATTGCAACTCCATTCTTCCCTCCTCCGCTTACGATCCCTGAATTTTCTATCCAGGCGTTAGTAGGTTATGTGCTTCTTGCTTGGGTAGCAGGCTGGCTGGACGGCAAAAGACTTCCGGCGGAGTCTTGATCTTATTAGGTGTATTTCTAATCTGTGGAAAATAAAAATTATCCATTCTTAGGTGCAGTAGGCCTTTGTCTCTTAGTTCTAGTTATAGGTTTTGGAATAGGGATCGTGTTTGCGATCCTTCAATCCACTACAAAATTAAGTATAGATACAAAGGTGATTACTGCAATAGGAAACTCAGCCTCTTTCGGATTTGCAATTTGGATCGGGCTTAGGATCTCTAAAAAAGAATATTCTGAAGTTTTAAAACTCAATCCGTTGAAGCCGCTTGAAGCGATCAGTTTCGCGATCACAGCAATCGGTTTTTCCTTTCTACTTTCCGAAGTGGATAATTTGTTTTCTATGTTAGTTCCTAAACCGGACTTCATCATAAACTTATTCCAAGGATTATTCGATGGGGAGAATATATTCTTATCCGCGATCTTACTTTCAGTCGTAGCTCCGATCACGGAAGAACTTATGTTCAGAGGAGTGATCCTAGATCGTTTCTTAAAACGATTCTCGGTTACTTCTTCTTTTATTCTTTCCTCTTTGTTATTTGGGCTGATCCACTTGAATCCTTGGCAATTTATCGGATCGAGTATTCTGGGAATCTATATGGCCTGGGTAGTTTATAAAACGGATTCGATCTGGAATTCGATTTTAATTCATGCGGTATTCAATGGGATCCCGCTTATCGTTCTGCATGGACTAGAACTGGAGATCCCAGGTTTTTCCGCCCCGATTGCAGGAAAAATTCAGGTCCTACAACCTATTTGGCTAGACCTTTTGGGTTTACTGATTACTTGTTTTGGATTATCTTTAACATTCTTTTTATTTAGAAGCCGGCACGAAAAAACCGCATAAGCTAACAATCCGAAGACTCGTTTTTTCTATTCGGATTACAACTGTGTAGTTTTTTCGTTTTTAGAAGTCGAACAATATTGGCCGAACCATCTCGGCCATTCGTATATTCGGATCACTCCGTTAGAATTAGAAAGGCAAACAAACAATGGTGGCAAACTCCGTCCAAACTACAAATTTTTCAGAGAAAGGAGCGATCAGCATCAACAAGATCCGTATAGGATTTTCCATAGTGATGCTTTTTGTGAACGTTCTGGCTTTATTCTCTCAAGGGTCCAGTTCTCAAACCAGCACATTCATCAATTTTTTAATAGAACTCACCATTTTCGGTTACGGGGTCGCTCAGATCTTCTTACTCAGAAAAGGAAAACTTAAAAAGTCCTTTGTAACTCTATGCGTGTTCTTAGATATCTTAATGTATTCGCTCATATTCATCACAGTAACCGTTTTCGCCGCAAATGCGGAAGCTATGGTCGGAACATTGAAGATGCCATTCTTCATCATGTTGTACTTTTTCGTGATGATCTATTCGGGACTTCTTCTTTCCCCTAGGACCACTTTGATGGTCGGATATTTGGCATTGATCGGAACATTCTCCATGGATTATTTTGCATGGTTGAACGGAGTGGAGTTTAAATATAACACTGATAAGTCCACAGAGATCTCCATATTTTTCGAGATCATACGATTCGTATTTTTCGTTTTAGGGATCCATATCTTAACTTCGGTGGTAAAATTTTTAGTTTCGGTTTCAGACGTAGCGATCAAATCCACTGTCGAGGCAGAAGCAAAAAGTGAAGAAGCGGAGAAGGCCAAAGATAGAATTACTAGCGAAGCTTCTACATTAAATAGAAATACTTCTGAAATGAAAACTGAAATGGACACTCTAAACTCGGAGATCCAGAGCCAGGTTTCCAGTATGGAACAGATCAGCGCTTCTCTTGAAGAATTAGCTGCATCCACAGACAGCGCAGCCGAATTCGTAAAAGCACAGTTCGGAAAGATAGAAGAATTAAACAAAGAAAGTGATACGTTAAATTCGATCTTAAAAGAAGTACGTATCTCCACAGACTCGCTCTCCAAAACAACGGAAGAATCCAAAGTTTATAGCAAAGATGTTTCCGGAGCAATGGAAGTATTGGGAAATAATTTCGGAGAAGTAAGTAAATCCTTCCAAAAAGTCCAAGATGTTAACGATATCATGAGAGAGATCGCCGACAGGACTAACTTACTAGCGTTAAACGCTTCTATCGAGGCGGCAAGAGCAGGAGAACACGGAAAAGGATTCGCGGTAGTAGCACAAGAGGTAGCAAAACTCGCAGATAGTGCTTCCGAAAACGCAGCCACAATCTCTAAAATTATCGGAGAAGCAGCAAAACTGATCACAAACGGAAACACCGCGGCAGAAGAAACAAAACGAAAAGTTTCCGTCCAAGAATCCGGATTTACTTCCGTGGTAGATAACCTGAACCAATTGAGATCCAGAGTGGAAAACCAAGGAAAGATCCATGAGTCCTTCTTAAAATCTTTCCGGGAACTATTCGATCTATCCAGACAAATTGAGTCCATCGCGAGCGAGCAGAAGAACGGGACCAAAGAAGTGGTCCAGGCACTTTCTTCCATCGAACAATCTTCGAATATCATCTCGGAAGGTTCGAACAGAATGAGAGCCAGCTTAGAGGAGCTTTCCGAACAATCAAAAAGACTGGTAGTTCAGTAAAGCCTCGCCGGGCGGTTTTTAGAAGTTCAATATTCTTGACTTCCCGGCATCCGTTGAAAGACTGACTTTCGTAACCCATCGCGAGTGTGGTGAAATTGGTAGACACGCCAGATTTAGGTTCTGGTGCAGTAATGTGTGGGGGTTCGAGTCCCTCCACTCGCAAAAACTTTCCTCTTCAAAACAATCAAACATTCTGATAAAACAAATCTCGAGGGACTCGAAGCGACAGCGATCGTAGCGGAAATCCGGCGATGCGCCATTGCGTTATGGTGCATCGCTGATTGAGCGTAGAGCGCGGTCCGAACGTAAGTGAGGAGTCGCCCTATTCGCTCTTCCAGCTTTGGAACAAAGGCAAAATCGCTTCTGCCAGAGCAAGGTCAGACTTTTCCGTGATTTTCAGATTATAAGGATTGGATTCTACCAACTTGGAACTGATCCCGTGAGCTTGGGCCCAAGTGCATAGATCGGTCGGTTCCGTTGTAGATGGTTTTTCCAGGAGACTTTTCAAGATATCTCCCCGGATCCCTTGGGGAGTTTTCATAAACCAGATCTTGTCCCGATCTAAAAACTTGAGATTGCCATTATTTTCTTCCAATACTGTTTCGTGGTTTTTAGAAGCTAGTGTGGCAACTCCTGCACCTTCTACCACAACGGACAGATTGTCCAAATCATCTTGAGATACGAACGGTCTTGCCGCATCATGGATCAAAATAATATCGTTCGGAGCAAACTGAATGGAAGAAATTCCGGATAACGTGGATCCGTGCCTGGTCTCTCTGCCTTCTACAATTCTATCTCTTTCTCTGAGATAAGGGAAACAAAGTTCTTCCGACTTTAGAATATAATCTTTATGTGATACGAGTACGATACTTTTGGTTTTTCCCCAATCCAGAAATGTTTCCAGGCTATGGAGTAAGATCGGTTTTCCGTTTAATTCTAAAAATTGTTTCGGAATATCGGACTTCATCCGGGAGCCTGTTCCTCCCGAAAGAAGTAGAAGATATATATTACCCGATGGAAACCAGGACTTCATTCTGAAGGACTTGTTCCAAACTTTGCTTTTTACGGACTAATTTTACGGTTCCATCCAGATCGATCAGAACTTCCGGTGTTTCCGGGTAGGAATTATAATTTTTTACGGACATAGAAGAACAATAAGCTCCCGTTCCTTCCATCACTACCAAGTCTCCAATCTCAGGTATTTGAGTGGTCCTAAGTTGAGGCCCACCTCCTTCTTCCTGGGTGATCAAGTCGCCGCTTTCGCAACAATGTCCCACATACACGAAGTCTCCTGTTTTTTGTTCGGAGTTTTCTTTTCCTGGGATCACCACCAATGGATGTTTTGCCGCATATAAAGCGGGTCTTGTATTCACATCCATTCCCATATCTAGTTTTACGAAAGTATATCCGCCTTCTCCAGTGTAGACAATATCATCCACCTGAGTGAGGATTGCTCCGTTATTCACCATTAAGAAGGAGCCCGGCTCTATTTCCATTTTGAGTTGGATCCCTTTTTCTTTGGCATAATTTTGAAAGAGTTCTTTTACTGGCTGTCCTACAACCTGAGGATCGGTCGTTTTTTCACCGATCATTCTCCCCACCTTGAAACCTCCACCCAAGTTAACAGTCCTACAATCAGGGAATTGTGCTGCGATCTCTAAGGTATAATGTGCAACTGCTTTCCAAACTTCAGGATCTGAGCCTGAACCTATATGAGTGTGAACTCGAACAAGTTTGAGTCCGTATTTGGAAACGATCTCTTTTACTTTTCCGATCTCTTCATGCCAGATACCGAAGGAAGAAGTTTTACCTCCTACATCCGTTTTCTTTGTAGCGCCCGATCCTAAACCTGGATTAAAACGAACGCTTACTTCTCCGCCGGGAAATAATTTTCCAAATTCTTCCAATTGTCGGAGAGAACATGCGTTGAATTGAACCCCTTGCGGGATCAGATCCTTTAAGGATTTTGCCAATTGTTGGGAAGTGAGTAGAATATCGGAAGGTTTGAATCCCGCGAGTATCGCGCGCTGCACTTCATGTTCCGAAGAAGCGTCGATTTGTATTCCCTTCTTCTTTAATATTTCCAGAACCGTTCTGCCTGGATTGGCTTTCATTGCGAATCGAACGGTCAGTCCGAAAGCGTTCGGGAATGCAAGTGTATCGTCGCAGCTTTTTTCGATCCCTTTGCGAGAGTACACAAATACTGGGGTTCCGAAATTTGTTGCGATTTTTCTAGCTTCTTCGGGAGTCAAAAATTTAAGATTTTCTATTGATTGCATAGGGTTAGAGGGTTTTCTAGATCCTTCTAGGCCATCTTTTAGAGCGGTCCGGGTTTTTTCAAAGGCAAAATTCCGATATGGCAGGCAAAATCACTCATCTCGAAGCTCTTTCTCAAGTCTGCAAACATCTGGATCACGGAACCGCAGAACAAAGAAAGATCGCAAAACTGTTAAGAGAAGAAGGTACCCGTAAGTTTGCCAATATAGGCGCGATCGCTCCCGACATTTTCTATTTTTATCATGTTCTTTCTCCGGTTCGGACCAAAAAGGCTCTTCCTTGGGGAGACCTAAGCCATCACGAAAACGTTTTGGAATTGATCCTGAATTTTTTGGACGGGGTCCTCACGGTCGAAGAAGGAATTTATAGAGATCGTTTTCTCGCATTCACTCTAGGTTATATCATCCACTGCGCCGTGGATATAGTCACTCATCCTTATATCTTTTTTATTTCCGGAGATTATTATAGCCCGGATAAACAGATCAGCTCCAAGGCTCAATACAATCATATGAGAGTGGAATTCGCTTTGGATTCTTGGCTCTTAGATTTCAGATGGGGAATGACTCCTAAAGCGTACGACTTTGTGCAGCATGTGGATGTGATCTTCAAAGGAAAAGACGGGCAGAAAAAAATGGATCCTATGCTTTGGAACTTCTGGTTGAAAAGTTTAAAGGCAACCTTCCCTAAAGAGTTTAAAGAAAAGTATATAGGCTCCGAAGAAAAGATCATTCCCGGAGATATTCTGAACGAATCTTTCTTAGGTTATTTGTATTTTCATAGATACTTGGATTCCAGAAGTAAGATCGTAAGAGCCGCACTCAGCTTTTTAGATAAGATCACTTTTCATAAAGTAAATTCTTCCGTCCTGATGCTTCCATTAAAGGAACATATAGATAAGAGGATCATGAATGAAGAAAAAAGAGAATGGTCTTATCCCGCGGACCCGAACCTGATCCGTAATGATTCTTTTGTGGAGTTGATCAACAAAGCATGCGAGGCTGCAAAAGATGCGGTTACGAATGCCTGGGGTTATGTTCACGACAAAACTTCTCGTTCTTCTATGATCAAAGAATACCAAGGATATAATTTAGATACCGGTCTTAGATTCCACGGCATAGATAAGATGCGCCAATTTTCGCCTTTATAAGAAATCAGCATAAAACCAAATGAAACACGAACCCGTAGATTTTTTCACAAGATATTTCGTAGTACTTTTTAGGGATAAGGTCCAATCCCGTTTGGATTCTTCAGACCCAGTTCGCAAACTTATCTATCTTGTTTTGGGGCTTATCTTCTTAAACGGATTTTTATTCGTATTCTCTATCAAAGATATTTGGCAGGTCCCTAAGGCGGACCGTTACGAAAAACCTTCTCTACTCTTCGGACTCAACACGGAAGGGAAATACGAGCCTATCGCGGAATTTTATAGATTTTCCAGAGTGGTGATCACCGACGAAGATCTTCCCGGCGGTTGGGATGATAATAAGGTAATCCGTTGTTTTGTTTCTACGGAAGATAATAATTTCAGATCCCACAAAGGTCTGGACCTTCGAGGGATTTTTAGAGCAACCATGGTCAACCTTCTTGCAGGAAGAGTGAAAGAAGGTGCATCCACAATCACTCAGCAGGTTGCCAGATTAAAATTCCTAAATACGGAAAGATCCTTTTTACGTAAGGCAAGAGAAGCATGGCTTGCACTTCTTCTCGAACTTGTATTCGATAAAAAAACCTTAATAGGTATCTATTTAAACGAGATCCCGCTTGGTCATGGAACGATCGGAGTAGGTGCCGCGGCAAAATTCTATTTCAGAAAAGATATTAAGGACTTGAGCTGGGGAGAAGCAGCACTTCTTGCAAGTTTGACCACAAGACCCAAGGAATTTTCTCCTTTAGTAAATCCGAATACATCCGCTTCCAAGGTAAGAGTTGTATTCAAAAAGCTGGTGGAAAACGGGATCCTGGATGTGGAAACCGCAGAGAGAGAATTCGAAGCATTCTCCGAATATTATATAACCTTAAATCGTTCTCCTAACGATTCCGCATTCTCGGATCGTCTCAATAAATTCCCTTATTTTACGGAATATGTGCGTAAGAACCTGGCCCGTTATATACCTTCTCAACAGATATACGAGGGCGGTTTGAAGATCTATACCACCCTAAATATACAGCACCAAGCCCAGGCAGAAAAGGCCTTGGCTGCAGGTTTAAAACAACAGACCCAATTATCCAACCAAAGGGCTTTCACGAAAATTGATTCATTCGAAGATTCCTACGGTTCTACCTATAAACTTTTGGCGGAACTTCATGATCTTCCAGAATTCAAATTTAAGATCTCCCGTTCTTATAGAACATTCAATAGGGCTTGGCAGGAAGAATTTAGGGACGATCTATCCGTATTAAATTTGATCTCAGGCACGGAGATGTTGGGAGAAGCAATCGACTGGAATTATAGGACCCAAGCTACTGAGGATCATCTTCTTCCCGTAGAAGGAGCGTTAATTTCCATTCGTCCGGACACTGGTCATATCACCGCGATGGTAGGAGGTTCAGGATTTAGATCAGATAACCAACAGATCCGTGCATTCCAGGCTTACAGACAACCTGGCTCCGCATTCAAACCTTTAGTGTATGCTTCCGCGATGGAATATTATCATGAACACCCTGATGACAAAAAGAATGTTACTGCTGCTTCCCTATTTGATGATTCTCCACTTCAATATGTTTTAGAAGATGGGGATGAATGGAACCCAAGTAATTATTCAGGAGAATATTCAGGATTTATCCGTTTAAGACAAGCACTCGAACTTTCCAGAAATAGTGTTGCAGTTCGACTTCTTGAACATACCGGTTTGAATAATCTTCTGCCAAGACTCGAAAAACTTTTACAAGTGGAGAATAGAAATCTTCCAAGAGACTTTTCAATCGCATTAGGAAGTTTTGAAGTTTCTCCTTATGAACTCGCAAGATCTTACGCGGTATTTGCTTCCGGAGGAAAACAAGTTTTCCCTCTCAGCGTTCTATATGTAGAAGACGAACAAGGAAATCTGATCAAAGATTTCAGAAAAGAGTTCGAATCCAAAGAAAGAAAAAGATTACTCTCCCCTGAAACAAGTTACGTAATCACTTCCATGATGGAAGACGTGATCAAAAAAGGAACAGGGACCGGAGCAAGATCTTACGGACTCACTCGCCCTGCCGCAGGAAAAACTGGGACCACTAATAATTTTAGAGATGCTTGGTTCGCAGGTTACACTCCTGAACTTGTAGCGGTCGTTTGGGTGGGATATGATACTGGAACACTTTCGTTAGGCCGTGGAATGTCAGGTGCAGTTGTAGCCGCTCCTATCTGGGGAAGATTTATGGCGAATGCACTTGCCAAAGAAAAATCCAAATCATTCGATTTCGGAGACGCAAAAATTGTTCGCAGGACCATCTGCTCCATCTCCGGAAAACTGCCAGGCAGCCATTGTTACCAAACGGAAGAAGAAGTTTTCGATAAAGATACGGTTCCTAAAGAAGTCTGCGAAGACCATAGAGGTATGAGCGAACCGGATCCAACCCCGACCCATACCGCAGACCCAGGAACTACTAAGAAGAAAAAACCGAACCTCTTCGAGGGTGACGAGGATGTCATTCGGTAGTTATTGAAACCCCTAATCTCTCTCTGCGGCTTCGCGGCTCTGCGTGAGACTTAAATTTATTTTCTTACAACCAAGTCGGTCCGGGGTCCGAAGAAATAAGATTCCCGGAGAGGGGGGAGCGGAAGACGCGAAGCGGCTGAAGCGAGGGGGACACCTCCCCCTTATATCTTCTCTTATCCACCTTTTACAAAAAGAGTTGTCGATTTCGGAACCGCCCACCAAATAGATGAATCAGCAGTCAGGAGTAACAGATGGCCATCGGTAAGGATAATAATAACAGCGTAATCGGCCCAGGTTCCATATTTGAGGGCAAATTCTATATCGCTGGTTCCCTACGTATCGACGGAAAATTCGAAGGGGAAATTAAAACCGACGACGCATTATTTATTGGAGAAACCGGTAAGGTCCGCACTAATATTGCTGCGAGAGAAGTGATCGTAGCAGGAACCTTGATCGGAAATATTAAGGCGGAATCAGAAGTCCGCTTGGAAGAAACCGGACGTCTCTTAGGGGATATTATCGCTCCCGCTCTTTCCCTGGCAAAAGGTGTGGTAGCAAAAGGAAATATCACCGTAACCGGAGGCCAAAAGAAAGACGTTAAAAAGATCGTAGAAGAATCTTTTGGCGGAACAAGGACCCTGGACAACGGAAAGGAAGAATAACTCTTAGGACCCGAGTTCTTTTTTCCCACCTCTTAGATTTGTTCGAATCAAAAACTCGGGTGGTTCTCCGCCCGATCGACCGATACTCATAGTATGATCTTCAAGAAGCCCAGGCAATTGACCGCAGGAAAGGAAATCCTCCGGACAGATAATTTCACCCTGATCTACCTGGGCGCTTTCCATTTCCATTATTCCTTTTATTTCAGAGGGAATCTATACCACGGAAACCTGGATTTCAGAAGACGCAAATTCCGCGTTATTCCTCTTGTAGCATCGGTCATTTTTATGGTCCTATTTTTGGGGATTTGGATGAGCCCATCTAATGCTTCTATGGAATCCGCTTCTACTGAAGTGACCGAAAACGATTCGGAAGACTTAAAAGCCAAAAAAGGCGACGAAAAATTCT
Proteins encoded in this region:
- the coaE gene encoding dephospho-CoA kinase (Dephospho-CoA kinase (CoaE) performs the final step in coenzyme A biosynthesis.), encoding MTRFSLRTDGAFLVGITGMIGGGKSTAARILEELGGVRISADEIARKYTDPDSPISKELIDSLGSEILDESGKIDRKRIAKLVFGNPEKLKILNSLTHPRIRKEFLEVLGGLKEGSLVLWEVPLLFETDSYTLCDVTVCVISDPEVSLERTVKRDGITREEAEARAKSQLSLQEKANKADYTIKNTGDLSDLRKECEYLYAELKGRMK
- a CDS encoding SPOR domain-containing protein; the encoded protein is MKEKVFYVINLDNKRISLLSLFLVGLLFSFFFLGVSVGRKRGQVQDDLALNSNRDNIQSLSSSTVNQAMEESSATSTIKKEEEVKFRNLPPGAEVVDLRSDVSPAKKEEPSKIEVEAPSSSHPEKKLVRKEKESKRSVHTSPRKAAVHKADNDFFVQVAAFKTKEKADELKSSLGGKSYVKKTKNGYFTVRMGNFPSKEDAEKSMKKLPGNLKENALVSKE
- a CDS encoding FFLEELY motif protein, producing MDLKELEPVRLAVVRSTIERLRHTYSDLLTSIKGYDGIPSFFENNLYAPTNKEERDNALESLYEKLKTVAGKAMTDNIHQIILLNKLTDSLDFDTAKIVIENNLMENGEIPQENLYAALGATGRFEDRRAQISMVGDTLKFFFSLSKLPMVKLIMAPIKVAASMVGATSLVDTMEAGYNLSSKIKDLQPFIDSFIDRENRLLGKLINGDKHEPIQF
- a CDS encoding CPBP family intramembrane glutamic endopeptidase, with translation MENKNYPFLGAVGLCLLVLVIGFGIGIVFAILQSTTKLSIDTKVITAIGNSASFGFAIWIGLRISKKEYSEVLKLNPLKPLEAISFAITAIGFSFLLSEVDNLFSMLVPKPDFIINLFQGLFDGENIFLSAILLSVVAPITEELMFRGVILDRFLKRFSVTSSFILSSLLFGLIHLNPWQFIGSSILGIYMAWVVYKTDSIWNSILIHAVFNGIPLIVLHGLELEIPGFSAPIAGKIQVLQPIWLDLLGLLITCFGLSLTFFLFRSRHEKTA
- a CDS encoding methyl-accepting chemotaxis protein, whose protein sequence is MVANSVQTTNFSEKGAISINKIRIGFSIVMLFVNVLALFSQGSSSQTSTFINFLIELTIFGYGVAQIFLLRKGKLKKSFVTLCVFLDILMYSLIFITVTVFAANAEAMVGTLKMPFFIMLYFFVMIYSGLLLSPRTTLMVGYLALIGTFSMDYFAWLNGVEFKYNTDKSTEISIFFEIIRFVFFVLGIHILTSVVKFLVSVSDVAIKSTVEAEAKSEEAEKAKDRITSEASTLNRNTSEMKTEMDTLNSEIQSQVSSMEQISASLEELAASTDSAAEFVKAQFGKIEELNKESDTLNSILKEVRISTDSLSKTTEESKVYSKDVSGAMEVLGNNFGEVSKSFQKVQDVNDIMREIADRTNLLALNASIEAARAGEHGKGFAVVAQEVAKLADSASENAATISKIIGEAAKLITNGNTAAEETKRKVSVQESGFTSVVDNLNQLRSRVENQGKIHESFLKSFRELFDLSRQIESIASEQKNGTKEVVQALSSIEQSSNIISEGSNRMRASLEELSEQSKRLVVQ
- a CDS encoding IspD/TarI family cytidylyltransferase, producing the protein MKSWFPSGNIYLLLLSGGTGSRMKSDIPKQFLELNGKPILLHSLETFLDWGKTKSIVLVSHKDYILKSEELCFPYLRERDRIVEGRETRHGSTLSGISSIQFAPNDIILIHDAARPFVSQDDLDNLSVVVEGAGVATLASKNHETVLEENNGNLKFLDRDKIWFMKTPQGIRGDILKSLLEKPSTTEPTDLCTWAQAHGISSKLVESNPYNLKITEKSDLALAEAILPLFQSWKSE
- a CDS encoding diaminopimelate decarboxylase, which encodes MQSIENLKFLTPEEARKIATNFGTPVFVYSRKGIEKSCDDTLAFPNAFGLTVRFAMKANPGRTVLEILKKKGIQIDASSEHEVQRAILAGFKPSDILLTSQQLAKSLKDLIPQGVQFNACSLRQLEEFGKLFPGGEVSVRFNPGLGSGATKKTDVGGKTSSFGIWHEEIGKVKEIVSKYGLKLVRVHTHIGSGSDPEVWKAVAHYTLEIAAQFPDCRTVNLGGGFKVGRMIGEKTTDPQVVGQPVKELFQNYAKEKGIQLKMEIEPGSFLMVNNGAILTQVDDIVYTGEGGYTFVKLDMGMDVNTRPALYAAKHPLVVIPGKENSEQKTGDFVYVGHCCESGDLITQEEGGGPQLRTTQIPEIGDLVVMEGTGAYCSSMSVKNYNSYPETPEVLIDLDGTVKLVRKKQSLEQVLQNEVLVSIG
- a CDS encoding zinc dependent phospholipase C family protein, whose amino-acid sequence is MAGKITHLEALSQVCKHLDHGTAEQRKIAKLLREEGTRKFANIGAIAPDIFYFYHVLSPVRTKKALPWGDLSHHENVLELILNFLDGVLTVEEGIYRDRFLAFTLGYIIHCAVDIVTHPYIFFISGDYYSPDKQISSKAQYNHMRVEFALDSWLLDFRWGMTPKAYDFVQHVDVIFKGKDGQKKMDPMLWNFWLKSLKATFPKEFKEKYIGSEEKIIPGDILNESFLGYLYFHRYLDSRSKIVRAALSFLDKITFHKVNSSVLMLPLKEHIDKRIMNEEKREWSYPADPNLIRNDSFVELINKACEAAKDAVTNAWGYVHDKTSRSSMIKEYQGYNLDTGLRFHGIDKMRQFSPL